The genomic segment CTAAAAGCGTATCTAAAAAAACTTAAACATAATTAAATGCTATTTTAAAATATTATTTATTCTTGTAATGACTACTTTCCACTGCTTATGTGGGAACGTAGAGCAAAGGTTTTTGGATAGGGATTTAAAAATGTTTGATCGAGAAGATAGGTAATGTCGTATTTATGTGCATAGAGAAGAATGGTTGAGACAGGGACAATCAGGGGGAGAATTTTAGCTGAATAATCATTGATTTGCGTATGGAGTATCTCTTTCTCATTTTTATCGAGTACTTTTTTGAAAAAACCTGCAAGGTGCTCGAGTACATTACGGGTACGTTTTATGGAACTTTTGGTAGAGATAGCCATTTTAAAGCCAATTTCATACGTCTCCAACATTTTTTCAAAGGGATAATTGTTATTATTCCCTACGAGGTTACCAAGATAACGGTAAAGCTTTTCATTTTTGGCTTGGAGCATGAACTTATTGATCGTATGAAACTTAACTAAATCGTTGAGAGATGGATTGCTCTCTTTTAGCTTTTCGATTGCATTATAGGCAAAAATTTCCATTATGAAATTTTCTCTTAACCACATATCTTCTAATCGTCCCTCTTCTTCCATTGGCAAAAGGGGATAATTATTACGGCACATATGTGCAAAAATACCAGCTACTTTCCCCTTGAGCATACCGTTATCGAGATACAGTTTGCTACTTTTTAATCCACAACTCGGTGATTTTGATTTAAAAATAATACCGCATAGTTTTTCTGATTGGAGTTTTTTCATCTCCTCTTGACTTCTTTTTTCGAGTTGTACAGTGAGATCATCACCATTTTTATTGGAGTATATTTTGATTTCTGAGTTGATGTCGATGAGACGGATTGAGGGACGTGGAGTGCCAAAGGCTAAGTGTTCCGGACAAAAGGGGATGAACTCAGCAAATTGACCCAGCTCATCAGTAATAAAACGGTTATGTTTATCCCCTCCGTCATAACGGATTTTTTCTCCTAGTAAACATGCGGATACAGCGATTTTCATAAATTCTCTTTTATAGGGTGTTTAATAGAAGATTATTACATGTATTTAGATTTTTTGGTAGGTTGAAAATGTTCTTTTGTTTGCAGTAATGTATATTTGAGTGAAATTATTGGAAGAGTGGCGATAAATGTTATTATCCTTAGAAATATCCAATAAACATAAAAAAGATACTAACGTTACAAAAAAATCGATTACAATTGCTTCATTAAAACTAGGAGAGAAATGATGGCATCATACGAAGCACTTTTTGAAGATGAAGATGATATTTTCGGAGGGACACCCGAATCGAAGTATTGGGATATCCACAAACAGTTGAGTGCTGATTTGGTACGATTTGAGTTTGATGAGATTATTGCTAAAATGGCGGCAATGGAGCAGATGTTGATGGAACATTATAATGAAGATGATTTGGATAAATTGGTGGATCGATATATTGCATCTAATCCACAAATCATAGACAACCGTAAAAAAAGTCTCTATATGGAATATGCAGGACGTTTAATCTACAAACTTGCCGATTGAACCGAAATCATTGTTCTGAACTAAAATGGGATACTCTATTGCTGAAAAATAGACAAATATCATCTCTATTTATGCGAAAAAAAAGTTATAATGCAACTAATATAGTTAAGTTCATAAAAAATTGAGTTCATAAATATGAAAAATTTATACGATAAGCATATCCAAGTTACCGAAGAGATAAAAAAGAGAATCGGTACTATGAAGGTTGTATTACCGGCAAGTTATGGGAAGCTGTATAGCCATATCGCCCAACATTATGCCCTTGAACTTCATCCTGAGGAGTTATTGACTTCAGAGATGTTGGATGAAAAAATGGTGCACCATATTGTCACTTTAAGCAATTGTGCAGATAATGCTTTAGAAGCGATGGAAACCCAAGACATTGCTAAACTTCAAGAGGTAATCAAAGAGACCCAAAAACTCAAAATTGATATGGCAGAACTTACTAAAATTATTTATGAAGACTCTCTGACGAAAAGTTATAATCGCAAATGGCTTGAAGATACATTTCTAAATAACGATAAGCTTTTAATGCGTCAACGTGGTGTGATTGCAATTATTGATCTCAACAAATTCAAAATTATAAATGATAATTATGGACATATTGTTGGAGACAAAGTGTTAATGCATGTCGCTAAAAGGCTCCAAGAAACAGGAGGTAAAGTAGTTCGTTATGGTGGCGATGAATTTATCGTTGTCTTTGATACCGATGAAAATATTGTTGATGTTAATACGACTATTGAATTAATTATTGATGATTGCGAGAATAAATCATTTATGGTTGAAGGGGAAAGTTTTAAAATTAGCTTTTCGTATGGTATTGCAGAATTTGAAGTAGGTTCAGAATTTCATCTTGTCCTTAATGCCGCCGACAAGGCGATGTATCGGTATAAAAATATTAAAGGTTAACGTATCCGTAACGCTTCCACTGCTTTAATGATATTGGGCTCTTTAAAAGGCTTTACGAGATAACCGTTCACCCCTTTTTTAATCATTCTCAGGACATCTTCTCTTCCACCTTCTGTTGTAGCCATAATAATACGGGTATTTTTATACTTAGGATTGGAACGAACTGCATCGACTACGGCCTCGCCACTCATAACGGGCATATTCCAATCGAGCATCATTAAATCAACTTTATGATTTTCCATATATTGCATAGCAACGGCGCCGTTTTCCGCTTCCAAAAAAATATTGTGTCCACCTAAAAAATTTGTTAAAACATTGGTTAAGAGCATACGGATGATTTTACTATCATCTACGATTAATACAGTCATATAAGTAATCCTTTTATATACTAGTACACTATTATGCTTCTAAAAGATTAAAATTCTCCTTTAGGATATTAAAAAATCTTCTAAATCAATATTTTCTGTTTCAAGAACTGGCGATAATGAAAATACACTATACGGTTTTACACTGCTTTGTATTCCACTGTTAAGAGGATGCCATGAGGGGAGTGGTTGGTTGTGATAGCGTAAACGATAGGCGCAGGTGGGTGGGAGCCAATCAAATTCAGCCGCACGATCAATAGTGAGTTGCGTACACTCTTCGACGAGTTTGAACCGTTCTGGATAGTTACTGCATCCACCGTTTTGTAAATCATAGCATCGGCATACAACTCTGGTGGTGAGGATAGGAGCATCCTCTTCTTCACCTTGTAAACGGTGCAGACAGCATAATCCGCACCCATCACACAGCATCTCCCACTCTTCTTTGCTCAGTTCTTTGAGAGATTTTGTCTCCCAAAAGCGATTATTTGTTGTGTTCAACATGATTCATTATCCTAGTGTGTTAATTGTTTGTAGCATACGCTTGCAGTGCTGTTTTAGAACCAATGGGCAAGAGTGCAGACTCTTTGTTGCGGCGAATGGTGATAAATCCAAGATCGTTTTCTCCCAGTTTTGAGAGCTGAGTATTGAACTCTTTGATAGTTTTAATAGGGAATGTATTGAGAGAGACAATAGTGTCTCCGCTTATAAAACCTGCTGTTTTGGCATTTCCATAACTATAACTGATAATAAGCCCCTCAGAATTTTCATTAACAATAAAACCTAGTTTTTCAGCTTTGTCACCCCTTCCGATGTTGTTCTCTTTTTCTTGAGATGGGGTTGCTGATCCTAGAGTAAGCGTTGTCGATAATATTTTTTTATTCCGTATATAGTTAAGGGTGAGTAAATCATTGGGATGAGAACGATAGAGGAATCGATGAAGCATTTCATGATCGGTGAATTTTTCGTTGTTGACCCCTAGAATGCTATCTCCTACACGAAGTCCTGCCACCTCTGCCGGGCTATTTTTCTCTACGGAGGTAATAAGACATGAATATGGATGTCCTATACGGCGTGAAACCTTGTCAGAAATAAGAAGTGTTGCACCCATATAGCCTCGTAGTATATTCTTTTCTTTAAGGAGTGTTTGTGTGATGGAGAGAGCATCCTCTATAGGAATAGCAAAACCGATATTAGTATAATTTCCGGATCGGGAAAATGTCATAGCAGCGATCCCGATAACTTCTCCTTGTGTATTGAATAATGGTCCCCCTGAATTTCCGGGATTGATTGCCGCATCGGTTTGAATAAAATAGTGATAGGGATAGTTGTGCAGTGAGCGTTTAAGTGCACTGATTATCCCGACAGTGACACTGGAAGTGAGTGAATAAGGTGCTCCGATAACAAAAACATCATCCCCTATCGAGAGGTTTGACTCTGCAGAAATAGGAAGTTTTGGTGCATGAAAGCTAGGGACACTTAAAATAGCTATATCGGATTTTTCATCTTTAGCGACGAGTGTTGCGATGTGCTCAGTATTATTATGATCAATGATAAATATTTTTTTCCCATCTTTAATGACATGTTCATTGGTAAGAATATGGTGATCCTCATCAATCACAAATCCTGATCCCCCTGAGTCACTTTGGATGAGTTCAGTTTCTTCATAAATTGTATCGTTACGTTGTATTTTTACTTTGACTACAGAGGGGATAAGCTGTTCTGCTTTTTGTGCAATAGGATGTTCTGAGGCATAGATAAACGTAAAAATGAAAGAGAGTATAAAAGTGAGTCGTGACATAGATTATCCTAGTTTTTTGGCGATGTGCGGGTAACATTATAGAGAAACTTAAAAACTTCCGCTACTGCAACGTAAAGTTTTTCAGGGATTTCATGGTCGATTTCAACTTTACTGAGTAATTCGACGAGATCTTCATTTTTTTGAATGGGGAGATTATGAAGCTCAGCTATCTTGATGATACTTTCTGCACTCTCACCTTTCCCTTTTGCAACTACTTTTGGTGCGTTTTCTTTGGTCGTATCGTATCGAAGCGCAACTGCTTTTTTCATACCGTAACCTCAAATCCGGTGTAGTTATCTCCATCATTTTGATTATAGGCATTTGATACAGGGGTAAGTATCTCTTTGTTCTCAACAATTCGAATATTACGTAAAACCAATTCTGCTTCTTGAAGGAGAGATTTGAGGGAAGAAAGGTTCTCTTTTAAAACTTTTTTAAGTTCAGGTTTCTCGGTATGAATCTGAATATCGAGATTATTTTGCTCATACAGCGCCATCATAAGATCAATATCTCCATACTCTTTGAGGGTAAGATTTATTTCACAATAAAACTTTCCACTTTTCCCTTTTTTAGAAGAGAGAGAACCTTTTTCAAGCCCATCCCATGCAAATGGAAAATAGAGAGAATTGGAGGCATTGAGATGGGATTGAAGTTGATGATAGTCGATTTGAGTAATAAGATTATCAATTTTGGTTTGAAGTTGTGCAGATTGTGGGGAATCATCCCCTTTTAGGTCGTCACTTAGATGCAAGAGCTGAGATTTAACATCACGCTCTATCTCTCTTAAAGATTCAGGAGTTGGATTAGTACCCAAAGAGGCTATTTTGGATTCCATGAATACCCCTGAATGGGATATTTTCTCTTTGAGTAGAGGAGAATTGAGTGTCGATGCTGATTGGATAAATGTTTCAAGCTTTTCTCCTTTTTTAGCAAGTTGAGGGTCTGATTTAAGATTGTCTAAAAGTGATTTGAGATTATCGGTAAAGTTCCCCATCGTTTTAAATGAAGGGTTGTTTTTGAGAAGATCGAGGAGGAGGGCATCTGATTTTGTGTTATTGATTTTATCATTAAACAATGAGGAAAGAAATGTTTTAATATCTTTATGCTCTTTGAGATCACTTAACTGCTCAGGGGTTGCGTGTTTGAGAATTTCGTTTAATACTTTGTTGGTATTGGGGATGAGCAAGGAGAGTTTGGTATTGGTAGCTGATGAAATCATAGAGTTATTTTGTTGCCGTAATAAAAAGGAGATAATCTTTTATCTCTAAATAAGCGTCTGAATAGAGCAAATCAATCTCTTTAATCCCCTCGTCGATCTCTTCATCGCTAAAGTCACTTAAATCTGACATGAATCGATAACGTAGCATAGTAAACCAATCCTCTTTGGAGAGTTGAAAGGTATGGGCATCGCTTAAAATATTGACTCTAAAACCTGCGTGTTCCAGTTCCTTTTGCAGAAGAGAGAATGGTGGCTGATGAGACTTAAATGCATCTTTGGCTTTTTGCCAAAATGGAAATTCAACCTCTTGCGGGCGTGTGAT from the Sulfuricurvum sp. genome contains:
- a CDS encoding DUF523 and DUF1722 domain-containing protein; this translates as MKIAVSACLLGEKIRYDGGDKHNRFITDELGQFAEFIPFCPEHLAFGTPRPSIRLIDINSEIKIYSNKNGDDLTVQLEKRSQEEMKKLQSEKLCGIIFKSKSPSCGLKSSKLYLDNGMLKGKVAGIFAHMCRNNYPLLPMEEEGRLEDMWLRENFIMEIFAYNAIEKLKESNPSLNDLVKFHTINKFMLQAKNEKLYRYLGNLVGNNNNYPFEKMLETYEIGFKMAISTKSSIKRTRNVLEHLAGFFKKVLDKNEKEILHTQINDYSAKILPLIVPVSTILLYAHKYDITYLLDQTFLNPYPKTFALRSHISSGK
- a CDS encoding DUF2018 family protein, translated to MASYEALFEDEDDIFGGTPESKYWDIHKQLSADLVRFEFDEIIAKMAAMEQMLMEHYNEDDLDKLVDRYIASNPQIIDNRKKSLYMEYAGRLIYKLAD
- a CDS encoding GGDEF domain-containing protein, whose product is MKNLYDKHIQVTEEIKKRIGTMKVVLPASYGKLYSHIAQHYALELHPEELLTSEMLDEKMVHHIVTLSNCADNALEAMETQDIAKLQEVIKETQKLKIDMAELTKIIYEDSLTKSYNRKWLEDTFLNNDKLLMRQRGVIAIIDLNKFKIINDNYGHIVGDKVLMHVAKRLQETGGKVVRYGGDEFIVVFDTDENIVDVNTTIELIIDDCENKSFMVEGESFKISFSYGIAEFEVGSEFHLVLNAADKAMYRYKNIKG
- a CDS encoding response regulator — protein: MTVLIVDDSKIIRMLLTNVLTNFLGGHNIFLEAENGAVAMQYMENHKVDLMMLDWNMPVMSGEAVVDAVRSNPKYKNTRIIMATTEGGREDVLRMIKKGVNGYLVKPFKEPNIIKAVEALRIR
- a CDS encoding YcgN family cysteine cluster protein; amino-acid sequence: MLNTTNNRFWETKSLKELSKEEWEMLCDGCGLCCLHRLQGEEEDAPILTTRVVCRCYDLQNGGCSNYPERFKLVEECTQLTIDRAAEFDWLPPTCAYRLRYHNQPLPSWHPLNSGIQSSVKPYSVFSLSPVLETENIDLEDFLIS
- a CDS encoding trypsin-like peptidase domain-containing protein — encoded protein: MSRLTFILSFIFTFIYASEHPIAQKAEQLIPSVVKVKIQRNDTIYEETELIQSDSGGSGFVIDEDHHILTNEHVIKDGKKIFIIDHNNTEHIATLVAKDEKSDIAILSVPSFHAPKLPISAESNLSIGDDVFVIGAPYSLTSSVTVGIISALKRSLHNYPYHYFIQTDAAINPGNSGGPLFNTQGEVIGIAAMTFSRSGNYTNIGFAIPIEDALSITQTLLKEKNILRGYMGATLLISDKVSRRIGHPYSCLITSVEKNSPAEVAGLRVGDSILGVNNEKFTDHEMLHRFLYRSHPNDLLTLNYIRNKKILSTTLTLGSATPSQEKENNIGRGDKAEKLGFIVNENSEGLIISYSYGNAKTAGFISGDTIVSLNTFPIKTIKEFNTQLSKLGENDLGFITIRRNKESALLPIGSKTALQAYATNN
- a CDS encoding EscU/YscU/HrcU family type III secretion system export apparatus switch protein is translated as MKKAVALRYDTTKENAPKVVAKGKGESAESIIKIAELHNLPIQKNEDLVELLSKVEIDHEIPEKLYVAVAEVFKFLYNVTRTSPKN
- a CDS encoding flagellar hook-length control protein FliK; the encoded protein is MISSATNTKLSLLIPNTNKVLNEILKHATPEQLSDLKEHKDIKTFLSSLFNDKINNTKSDALLLDLLKNNPSFKTMGNFTDNLKSLLDNLKSDPQLAKKGEKLETFIQSASTLNSPLLKEKISHSGVFMESKIASLGTNPTPESLREIERDVKSQLLHLSDDLKGDDSPQSAQLQTKIDNLITQIDYHQLQSHLNASNSLYFPFAWDGLEKGSLSSKKGKSGKFYCEINLTLKEYGDIDLMMALYEQNNLDIQIHTEKPELKKVLKENLSSLKSLLQEAELVLRNIRIVENKEILTPVSNAYNQNDGDNYTGFEVTV